One segment of Mycolicibacterium neworleansense DNA contains the following:
- a CDS encoding acyl-CoA dehydrogenase family protein, with the protein MSDLFEPATFRTALRNWLAENDLTPPDDHSLSGHMRQFARVQKALYEGGWSRYGWPEHAGGLGGPEMLRAIVGEEVVGRRLAEPGPYSMLEVLAPTMIDYAPKELAAEMVPKLLSGEEQWCQGFSEPGSGSDLASLTTRAVQRGDKWVINGQKVWTSFAQFSHRCILLTRTGDADTPNHQAITAFFVDTNSPGITVRPLRTMHDVDEFCEVYFDDVEVDASRMLGKPGDGWQLAMDLLPYERSTCFWQRIAYLYSRFDALVDAVKRQGQAVDPDLGEVYLALHTLRCRSAATQHRLAEGHKLGPDTSIDKVLLASAEQLLYDTARNLMPGVIELEDSEWRTEYLYSRASTIYGGTAEVQRNIIARRLLDLGKE; encoded by the coding sequence ATGAGCGACCTCTTTGAACCCGCGACTTTCCGCACGGCGCTGCGGAATTGGCTCGCCGAGAATGATCTGACGCCACCCGATGACCACTCGCTTTCAGGTCACATGCGCCAGTTCGCCCGGGTGCAGAAGGCGCTGTACGAGGGTGGCTGGAGCCGGTACGGCTGGCCCGAGCACGCCGGTGGACTGGGTGGACCCGAGATGCTGCGCGCCATCGTCGGCGAGGAGGTCGTGGGCCGCAGGCTGGCCGAGCCCGGTCCGTATTCGATGCTCGAAGTGCTCGCGCCCACGATGATCGACTACGCACCCAAGGAACTTGCGGCCGAGATGGTGCCCAAGCTGCTGTCCGGCGAAGAGCAGTGGTGCCAGGGATTCTCCGAACCCGGCTCCGGCAGCGACCTGGCTTCGCTGACCACCCGCGCCGTCCAGCGCGGCGACAAATGGGTCATCAACGGCCAGAAGGTCTGGACCAGCTTCGCGCAGTTCTCACATCGGTGCATCCTGCTGACCCGCACCGGCGACGCCGACACCCCCAACCACCAGGCGATCACCGCGTTCTTTGTCGACACCAACTCTCCCGGCATCACCGTGCGGCCGTTGCGCACCATGCACGATGTCGACGAGTTCTGCGAGGTGTACTTCGACGACGTCGAGGTCGACGCGAGCCGGATGCTGGGCAAGCCCGGCGACGGCTGGCAGCTGGCGATGGACCTGCTGCCCTACGAGCGCTCGACCTGCTTCTGGCAGCGCATCGCCTACCTGTACTCACGGTTCGACGCACTGGTCGACGCGGTGAAAAGGCAAGGGCAGGCGGTGGATCCGGACTTGGGTGAGGTCTACCTGGCCCTGCACACGCTGCGCTGCCGTTCGGCGGCAACCCAGCACCGGCTGGCCGAGGGCCACAAGCTGGGGCCGGACACCTCGATCGACAAGGTACTGCTGGCCAGTGCCGAACAGCTGCTCTACGACACCGCCCGCAACCTGATGCCCGGTGTCATCGAGCTCGAGGACTCCGAATGGCGCACCGAATACCTGTATTCGCGGGCGTCGACCATCTACGGCGGCACGGCCGAAGTTCAGCGCAACATCATCGCGCGCCGGCTGCTCGACCTCGGGAAGGAGTGA
- a CDS encoding nuclear transport factor 2 family protein, which yields MSTSTDSPTRTEDLIEIQQVLAKYAVTITQGDIDGLISVFTPDGTYSAFGETYTLNRFPVLVDAAPKGLFMTGTALIDLDEGADTASGTQPLCFIEHSKHDMRIGYYRDTYVRTAEGWRLKTRAMTFIRRSGDHDHGRPHAIGRPEAG from the coding sequence ATGAGCACATCAACTGATTCCCCGACACGGACCGAGGATCTGATCGAGATCCAGCAGGTGCTCGCCAAGTACGCGGTGACCATCACCCAGGGCGACATCGACGGTCTGATCAGCGTTTTTACCCCCGATGGCACCTACAGCGCGTTTGGCGAGACCTACACGCTCAACCGCTTCCCGGTGCTGGTGGACGCCGCCCCCAAAGGCCTGTTCATGACCGGAACCGCCCTGATCGACCTGGACGAAGGCGCCGATACAGCCTCGGGCACCCAGCCGCTCTGCTTCATCGAGCACTCCAAGCACGACATGCGCATCGGCTACTACCGCGACACCTACGTGCGGACCGCCGAAGGCTGGCGGCTGAAGACCCGGGCGATGACCTTCATCCGGCGCAGTGGCGACCACGACCACGGCCGGCCGCACGCGATCGGCAGGCCGGAGGCCGGATGA
- a CDS encoding metal-dependent hydrolase family protein, with translation MLTLKAAGLVDVDAGTIIRPGIVRVDGDRIIGVGGEIPEGSEVIDLGDSILLPGLMDMEVNLLMGGRGENPGLSQVQDDPPTRVLRAVGNARRTLRAGFTTVRNLGLFVKTGGYLLDVALGKAIDAGWIDGPRIVPAGHAITPTGGHLDPTMFAAFMPGVLELTIEEGIANGVDEIRKAVRYQIKHGAQLIKVCCSGGVMSLTGEAGAQHYSDEELRVIVDEAHRRGLRVAAHTHGAEAVKHAVDCGIDCIEHGFLMDDEAIQMLVDNDRFLVTTRRLAQAMDVSKAPKVLQDKAAEMFPKAETSIKAAYEAGVKIAVGTDAPAIPHGKNADELVTLVEWGMPPAAVLRSATTIAADLINVTDRGRLAEGLLADIIAVPGNPLEDINVTQHVDFVMKGGKVFRNEHIN, from the coding sequence GTGCTGACCCTCAAAGCTGCGGGTCTTGTCGACGTCGATGCCGGGACGATCATTCGTCCCGGCATTGTCCGTGTCGACGGTGACCGGATAATCGGTGTAGGTGGCGAAATCCCAGAGGGTTCAGAGGTCATCGATCTCGGTGACTCGATTCTGCTGCCCGGCCTGATGGACATGGAAGTCAACCTGCTGATGGGTGGCCGGGGTGAGAACCCGGGCCTGTCCCAGGTGCAGGACGATCCCCCGACCCGCGTGCTGCGCGCGGTGGGCAATGCGCGGCGCACCCTGCGCGCCGGGTTCACCACCGTGCGCAACCTCGGATTGTTCGTCAAGACGGGCGGCTACCTGCTCGACGTCGCCCTCGGCAAGGCGATCGACGCGGGCTGGATCGATGGTCCGCGCATCGTCCCGGCCGGCCACGCCATCACCCCCACCGGCGGACACCTGGATCCCACGATGTTCGCGGCGTTCATGCCGGGCGTGCTGGAGCTGACGATCGAAGAGGGCATCGCCAACGGGGTCGACGAGATCCGCAAGGCGGTGCGCTACCAGATCAAGCACGGCGCGCAGCTGATCAAGGTGTGTTGTTCGGGCGGTGTCATGTCACTGACCGGTGAGGCTGGGGCGCAACACTATTCGGATGAGGAACTGCGCGTCATCGTCGATGAGGCACACCGGCGCGGATTGCGGGTCGCCGCCCACACCCACGGCGCCGAAGCCGTCAAGCACGCCGTCGACTGCGGAATCGACTGCATCGAGCACGGCTTCCTCATGGACGACGAGGCCATCCAGATGCTCGTCGACAACGACCGGTTCCTGGTTACCACCCGCCGCCTGGCGCAGGCCATGGACGTGTCGAAAGCACCGAAGGTGCTGCAGGACAAGGCTGCCGAGATGTTCCCGAAGGCCGAGACGTCGATCAAGGCCGCATACGAGGCCGGGGTGAAGATCGCCGTCGGCACCGACGCCCCCGCCATCCCGCATGGCAAGAACGCCGACGAGCTCGTCACCCTGGTGGAGTGGGGCATGCCCCCGGCCGCGGTGCTGCGCTCGGCCACCACGATCGCCGCCGACCTGATCAACGTCACCGACCGGGGGCGGCTGGCCGAGGGCCTGCTCGCCGACATCATCGCGGTGCCGGGCAACCCACTCGAGGACATCAACGTTACACAACATGTGGATTTTGTAATGAAAGGCGGTAAGGTCTTCCGCAATGAGCACATCAACTGA
- a CDS encoding aromatic ring-hydroxylating oxygenase subunit alpha: MAFFPKPAAGSWTENWPELGTAPVNYEDSIDPEHWKLEQQAIFRKTWLQMGRVELIPKKGSYITRELPSVGPGTSIVIVNDGDEIRAFYNLCRHRGNKLVWNDYPGEEVSGSCRQFVCKYHAWRYNLKGDLTFIQQEQEFFDVDKADYPLKPVRCEVWEGFIFVNFDDDAVSLEEYLGEFGQGLKGYPFHEMTEHYSYRSEVKANWKLFIDAFVEFYHAPILHMKQAEKEEAEKLAKFGFEALHYDIKGDHSMISSWGGMSPPKDLKMVKPIERILHSGLFGPWDRPDIKGILPDELPPAINPGRHSTWGQDSFEFFPNFTLLFWAPGWYLTYNYWPTGVDSHIFEADLYFVPPKNLRERLSQELAAVTFKEYAFQDANTLEATQTQIGTRAVLDFPLCDQEILLRHLHHTAHKYVDRYQEAKANGNGSTNGKHAGADKKDEVNV, translated from the coding sequence ATGGCGTTCTTCCCGAAGCCGGCTGCGGGCAGCTGGACCGAGAACTGGCCCGAACTGGGCACCGCCCCGGTCAACTACGAGGATTCGATCGACCCCGAGCACTGGAAACTGGAGCAGCAGGCCATCTTCCGCAAGACCTGGCTGCAGATGGGCCGCGTGGAGCTGATCCCCAAGAAAGGCAGCTACATCACCCGTGAGCTGCCGTCGGTCGGCCCGGGCACGTCGATCGTCATCGTCAACGACGGTGACGAGATCCGCGCCTTCTACAATTTGTGCCGCCACCGCGGCAACAAGCTGGTGTGGAACGACTACCCCGGCGAGGAGGTGTCCGGCAGCTGCCGCCAATTCGTCTGCAAGTACCACGCCTGGCGCTACAACCTCAAGGGCGACCTGACCTTCATCCAGCAGGAGCAGGAGTTCTTCGACGTCGACAAGGCCGACTATCCGCTCAAGCCGGTGCGCTGCGAGGTCTGGGAGGGCTTCATCTTCGTCAACTTCGACGACGACGCAGTCTCGCTGGAGGAATACCTGGGTGAGTTCGGCCAGGGCCTCAAGGGTTATCCCTTCCACGAGATGACCGAGCACTACAGCTACCGTTCGGAGGTCAAGGCCAACTGGAAGCTGTTCATCGACGCGTTCGTCGAGTTCTACCACGCGCCGATCCTGCACATGAAGCAGGCGGAGAAGGAGGAGGCCGAGAAGCTGGCCAAGTTCGGCTTCGAGGCGCTGCATTACGACATCAAGGGCGATCACTCGATGATCTCGTCCTGGGGTGGCATGAGCCCGCCGAAGGACCTCAAGATGGTCAAGCCCATCGAGCGCATCCTGCACAGCGGCCTGTTCGGGCCGTGGGATCGTCCCGACATCAAGGGCATCCTCCCCGACGAGCTGCCGCCCGCGATCAATCCCGGCCGGCACTCCACCTGGGGCCAGGACTCTTTCGAGTTCTTCCCGAACTTCACCCTGCTCTTCTGGGCCCCGGGCTGGTACCTGACCTACAACTACTGGCCCACCGGTGTGGACAGCCACATCTTCGAGGCCGACCTGTACTTCGTGCCGCCGAAGAACCTGCGCGAGCGGCTGTCTCAGGAGCTGGCCGCGGTGACGTTCAAGGAGTACGCGTTCCAGGACGCCAACACCCTGGAAGCCACGCAGACTCAGATCGGCACCCGCGCCGTGCTCGACTTCCCGCTGTGCGACCAGGAAATTCTGCTGCGCCACCTGCACCACACCGCCCACAAGTACGTGGACCGGTACCAAGAGGCCAAGGCCAACGGAAATGGATCGACCAATGGCAAGCACGCCGGTGCCGACAAGAAGGATGAAGTCAATGTCTAA
- a CDS encoding carboxymuconolactone decarboxylase family protein: MRLAPLPAEEWDDNVRRALSVMLPEERLNPEGAGTALSTLARHPALTKAFLRFSNHLLFRSTLDPQMRELAILRIAHRKKCEYEWAHHAFIGKSEGLTDEQIASSTSGEGSTPLDQLVLDSVDELDGQAEISDSTWAALSEHLDERQRMDLVFTIGGYGLMAMAYNTFGIAPESGH; encoded by the coding sequence GTGCGCTTGGCCCCCTTGCCCGCCGAGGAGTGGGACGACAACGTGCGGCGAGCACTGTCGGTCATGCTTCCGGAGGAGCGGCTCAATCCCGAGGGAGCGGGCACCGCGCTGTCGACGCTGGCCCGCCACCCCGCGTTGACCAAGGCGTTCCTGCGGTTCAGCAATCATCTGCTGTTCCGCTCGACGCTGGACCCGCAGATGCGTGAGCTGGCCATCCTGCGCATCGCCCACCGCAAGAAGTGTGAATACGAGTGGGCGCACCACGCATTCATCGGCAAGTCCGAGGGACTCACCGATGAGCAGATCGCCAGCAGCACGAGCGGCGAAGGCTCTACTCCCCTCGACCAGCTGGTGCTCGACTCCGTCGATGAACTCGACGGACAGGCGGAAATCTCCGACAGCACCTGGGCGGCGCTGAGCGAGCACCTCGACGAACGCCAGCGCATGGACCTGGTCTTCACGATCGGCGGCTATGGCCTGATGGCCATGGCCTACAACACCTTTGGAATTGCGCCGGAATCCGGCCACTAA
- a CDS encoding amidohydrolase family protein: protein MNKDDMILISVDDHIIEPPNMFKNHLPEKYRDEAPRLVHNPDGSDTWQFRDTVIPNVALNAVAGRPKEEYGLEPQGLDEIRKGCYDPDERVKDMNAGGVLATMNFPSFPGFAARLFATDDDEFSLALVQAYNDWHIDEWCGSNPGRFIPMAIPAIWNPQLCADEVRRVSKKGVHSLTFTENPSTLGYPSFHDLEYWKPLWEALVDTDTVMNVHIGSSGKLAITAPDAPMDVMITLQPMNIVQAAADLLWSAPIKAYPGLKIALSEGGTGWIPYFLDRVDRTYDMHSTWTHQDFGGKLPSEVFREHFMTCFISDPVGVKNRHEIGVDNICWEMDYPHSDSMWPGAPEELSAVFDTYDVPDDEINKITHENAMRLYHFDPFAHVPKEQATVGALRKQAEGHDVSIRALSHKEKTGTTFADFQANAKAVAGARD from the coding sequence GTGAACAAAGACGACATGATCTTGATCAGCGTCGACGACCACATCATCGAACCGCCGAACATGTTCAAGAACCATCTTCCGGAGAAGTACCGCGACGAGGCGCCGCGTCTGGTGCACAACCCGGACGGCAGCGACACCTGGCAGTTCCGCGACACGGTGATCCCGAATGTGGCGCTCAACGCGGTGGCCGGCCGGCCCAAGGAGGAGTACGGCCTGGAACCCCAGGGGCTCGATGAGATCCGCAAGGGCTGCTACGACCCGGACGAGCGGGTCAAGGACATGAACGCCGGCGGCGTGCTGGCGACCATGAACTTTCCGTCGTTTCCGGGCTTCGCGGCCCGGTTGTTCGCCACCGACGACGACGAGTTCTCGTTGGCACTGGTCCAGGCTTACAACGACTGGCACATCGACGAGTGGTGCGGGTCGAATCCGGGCCGATTCATCCCGATGGCCATCCCGGCGATCTGGAACCCGCAACTGTGCGCCGACGAGGTTCGTCGCGTGTCGAAGAAGGGTGTGCACTCGCTGACCTTCACCGAGAACCCGTCGACGCTGGGCTACCCGTCCTTCCACGACCTGGAGTACTGGAAGCCGTTGTGGGAGGCCCTGGTCGACACCGACACGGTGATGAACGTGCACATCGGATCGTCGGGCAAGCTGGCGATCACCGCCCCGGACGCCCCGATGGACGTGATGATCACGCTGCAGCCGATGAACATCGTGCAGGCCGCGGCCGACCTGTTGTGGTCGGCGCCGATCAAGGCCTACCCGGGCCTCAAGATCGCGCTGTCCGAGGGCGGCACCGGGTGGATTCCGTACTTCCTGGACCGCGTCGACCGCACCTATGACATGCACTCGACGTGGACGCACCAGGATTTCGGTGGCAAGTTGCCCAGCGAGGTGTTCCGTGAGCACTTCATGACCTGCTTCATCTCCGACCCGGTCGGGGTGAAGAACCGCCACGAGATCGGCGTGGACAACATCTGCTGGGAGATGGACTATCCGCACAGTGACTCGATGTGGCCGGGTGCCCCCGAGGAGTTGAGCGCGGTGTTCGACACCTACGACGTGCCCGACGACGAGATCAACAAGATCACTCACGAGAACGCCATGCGGCTGTACCACTTCGACCCGTTCGCCCACGTGCCGAAGGAGCAGGCGACCGTCGGTGCACTGCGTAAGCAGGCCGAAGGGCATGACGTGTCGATCCGTGCCCTGAGCCACAAGGAGAAGACCGGCACCACCTTCGCCGACTTCCAGGCCAACGCCAAAGCCGTTGCCGGCGCGCGAGACTGA
- a CDS encoding acyl-CoA dehydrogenase family protein, which produces MNFELTEDQQLIRKSVAELAGKFDDHYWMTKDQAHEFPQEFYDAIAGGGWLGMTIPEEYGGHGLGITEATILAEEVARSGGAMNAASAIHMSIFGMQPVVVFGSEEMKKATLPRIVNGDLHVCFGVTEPGAGLDTSRITTFAKKDGDSYVVNGRKVWISKALESEKILLLTRTESREDVEKRGGKPTEGLTLFLTDLDRDHVEIRPINKMGRNAVSSNELFIDDLRVPAEHRIGDEGSGFKYILHGLNPERMLIAAEALGIGRVALDRAVKYANERVVFDRPIGMNQGIQFPLADSLARLDAAELILRKATWLYDNGKPCGREANMAKYLCADAGFGAADRALQTHGGMGYSEEYNISRFFRESRLMKIAPVSQEMILNFLSANVLGLPKSY; this is translated from the coding sequence ATGAACTTCGAGCTGACCGAGGACCAGCAGCTGATCCGCAAATCAGTGGCGGAGCTGGCGGGCAAGTTCGACGATCACTATTGGATGACCAAGGACCAGGCCCACGAGTTCCCGCAGGAGTTCTACGACGCCATCGCGGGCGGGGGCTGGCTCGGGATGACCATCCCCGAGGAGTACGGCGGGCACGGCCTGGGCATCACCGAGGCCACCATCCTGGCCGAGGAGGTGGCCCGGTCCGGCGGGGCCATGAACGCCGCCAGCGCAATCCACATGTCGATCTTCGGGATGCAGCCGGTGGTGGTGTTCGGCTCCGAGGAGATGAAGAAGGCGACGCTGCCGCGCATCGTCAACGGGGACCTGCATGTGTGTTTCGGTGTCACCGAGCCCGGTGCGGGACTGGACACCTCGCGCATCACCACCTTCGCCAAGAAGGACGGCGACAGTTATGTGGTCAACGGCCGCAAGGTATGGATCTCCAAAGCGCTTGAGTCGGAGAAGATCCTGCTGCTCACCCGTACCGAGTCACGCGAGGACGTGGAGAAACGCGGCGGCAAGCCGACCGAAGGTCTCACACTGTTCCTGACCGACCTCGACCGAGACCACGTGGAGATCCGGCCCATCAACAAGATGGGCCGGAACGCGGTGAGTTCCAATGAGTTGTTCATCGATGACCTGCGGGTACCCGCCGAGCACCGCATCGGCGACGAGGGCAGTGGCTTCAAGTACATCCTGCACGGGCTCAACCCCGAGCGGATGCTGATCGCGGCCGAGGCCCTCGGCATCGGCCGGGTGGCGCTGGACCGGGCGGTCAAGTACGCCAATGAGCGGGTGGTGTTCGACCGGCCGATCGGCATGAACCAGGGCATCCAGTTCCCGCTGGCCGACTCACTGGCCCGCCTGGACGCCGCCGAGCTGATCCTGCGCAAGGCCACCTGGCTGTACGACAACGGCAAGCCGTGCGGACGGGAGGCCAACATGGCCAAGTACTTGTGCGCCGATGCCGGTTTCGGTGCGGCCGACCGCGCGCTGCAGACCCATGGCGGGATGGGCTATTCCGAGGAGTACAACATCTCCCGGTTCTTCCGGGAGTCACGGCTGATGAAGATCGCACCGGTGAGCCAGGAGATGATCCTGAACTTCCTGAGCGCCAACGTTCTCGGCCTGCCCAAGAGTTACTGA
- a CDS encoding SDR family NAD(P)-dependent oxidoreductase codes for MRTYFDLTGRSALVTGAGAGIGAAVSEALAAAGAAVLVTDISGEAAAKVAERINTAGGKADSAALDVSDRDAAEAAAAQAAALGEGNLHIVVNNAGVTSPAMFPKLTDETFRLTFDIHVMGTFHVTQSALPHMPTDGTGRIINVTSSAGITGTLGQVNYSAAKAGLIGITKSLARELATKNIMVNALAPLAATPMTETIRTNEKFAANMMNRIPLKRWAEADEVAGAFVFMASDAASYITGQVLPVDGGMVM; via the coding sequence ATGAGGACCTATTTCGACCTGACCGGACGGTCGGCGCTGGTGACCGGCGCCGGTGCCGGGATCGGCGCGGCGGTATCCGAGGCGCTGGCCGCTGCCGGCGCCGCGGTGCTCGTCACCGACATCAGTGGTGAGGCGGCTGCGAAGGTCGCCGAGCGCATCAACACCGCAGGCGGCAAGGCTGACAGCGCCGCGCTTGACGTCAGCGACCGTGACGCGGCCGAGGCCGCCGCGGCGCAGGCTGCCGCACTCGGCGAGGGCAACCTGCACATCGTGGTCAACAACGCCGGGGTGACCTCGCCGGCGATGTTCCCGAAACTCACCGACGAGACGTTCCGGCTCACCTTCGACATCCACGTCATGGGCACCTTCCATGTCACGCAGTCCGCGCTGCCGCACATGCCCACCGACGGCACCGGTCGCATCATCAACGTCACCTCATCGGCCGGAATCACCGGGACGCTCGGCCAGGTCAACTATTCGGCGGCCAAGGCCGGACTGATCGGCATCACCAAATCGCTGGCCCGTGAGCTGGCGACCAAGAACATCATGGTGAACGCGCTGGCGCCGCTGGCCGCGACGCCGATGACCGAAACCATCCGCACCAACGAGAAGTTCGCGGCCAACATGATGAACCGCATCCCGCTCAAGCGCTGGGCCGAGGCCGACGAGGTCGCGGGTGCGTTCGTGTTCATGGCCTCCGACGCCGCGTCGTACATCACCGGGCAGGTATTGCCGGTCGATGGCGGCATGGTTATGTGA
- a CDS encoding CaiB/BaiF CoA transferase family protein has translation MAAWLCDVVSEFTSEPSSTAAESSLPLAGITVIAMEQAVSAPMCTRVLADFGARVIKIENPKGGDFARDYDDVVLGQAAHFVWANRGKESVTLNLKSPEGMEVLHRLLDGADAFVSNLAPGATARLGLGPDDLKVRHPQVIPVEIDGYGPGGPLSHKRAYDLLVQAESGSCASTGYAGMPAKPGAAVADIATGLYSALSIMALLVGRARNGEAGAAPAVAVSLFDTMTDIMGYQLAYTQHSGIDQIPLGMSSPAVAPYGAFDTRDGQTVVLGTTNDREWQRLAREIIERPDLADDPRFATNSDRCAHRDELNKAIESWCAQHDLADVQRTADEAGIGNSRYNLPSEVITHPHLQARDRWRQVGTPNGEISALLPPPVITGMELGMGAVPGLGEHTDAVLSGIGVSAEQIAALREQGAIGPAYQS, from the coding sequence ATGGCGGCATGGTTATGTGACGTTGTGAGCGAGTTTACGAGCGAACCATCGAGCACAGCGGCTGAATCCTCTTTGCCGCTGGCCGGCATCACCGTCATAGCGATGGAACAAGCGGTCTCCGCACCGATGTGCACCCGGGTGCTCGCCGACTTCGGCGCCAGGGTGATCAAGATCGAGAACCCCAAGGGCGGGGACTTCGCCCGGGACTATGACGATGTCGTGCTGGGGCAGGCGGCCCATTTCGTCTGGGCCAACCGGGGCAAGGAATCGGTCACGCTCAACCTCAAGTCACCGGAGGGGATGGAGGTGCTGCACCGGTTGCTCGACGGTGCCGACGCCTTTGTGTCCAACCTGGCCCCCGGCGCCACCGCGCGTCTGGGGCTCGGGCCCGACGACCTCAAGGTGCGCCACCCGCAGGTGATCCCGGTGGAGATCGACGGCTATGGCCCGGGCGGGCCGCTGTCGCACAAGCGTGCCTATGACCTGCTGGTGCAGGCCGAGTCCGGATCGTGTGCGTCAACCGGTTACGCCGGTATGCCGGCCAAACCCGGTGCGGCCGTTGCGGATATCGCCACCGGATTGTATTCGGCGCTGTCGATCATGGCGCTGCTGGTGGGCCGGGCCCGCAACGGTGAGGCCGGTGCCGCGCCGGCCGTCGCGGTCAGCCTGTTCGACACCATGACCGACATCATGGGATACCAGCTGGCCTATACCCAGCATTCCGGAATCGACCAGATCCCACTGGGGATGAGCTCACCGGCGGTGGCACCCTACGGCGCGTTCGACACCCGCGACGGGCAGACCGTGGTGCTGGGCACCACCAATGACCGGGAATGGCAGCGGTTGGCCCGCGAGATCATCGAGCGGCCCGACCTCGCCGACGACCCGCGCTTCGCCACCAACTCCGACCGCTGCGCGCATCGCGACGAGCTCAACAAGGCCATCGAATCCTGGTGTGCCCAGCACGATCTCGCCGATGTTCAACGGACCGCCGATGAGGCCGGGATCGGCAATTCGCGGTACAACCTGCCGAGTGAGGTCATCACCCACCCGCACCTGCAGGCGCGGGACCGGTGGCGTCAGGTCGGCACCCCCAACGGAGAGATCTCGGCCCTGCTGCCGCCGCCGGTGATCACCGGCATGGAGTTGGGCATGGGTGCGGTGCCGGGTCTCGGCGAGCACACCGATGCAGTCCTGAGCGGGATCGGCGTGAGCGCCGAGCAGATCGCCGCCCTGCGTGAGCAGGGCGCTATCGGCCCGGCCTACCAGTCTTGA
- a CDS encoding thiolase family protein → MRETVIVEAVRTPVGKRNGGLSGFHAADLSALVLNALVERAGISPEIVDDVVWGCVSQVGDQSSNIGRYSVLAAGWPEHIPGTTVNRACGSSQQALDFAVQAVMSGQQDVVVAGGVEVMSRVPLGAARATGTPYGPKVFERYKDFGFNQGISAEMIAQKWGFSRTRLDEYSVASHERAAAAQDRGAFENQMITVFPDPADQLDPVVADEGVRRGTTVEKLAGLKPAFAEDGVIHAGNSSQISDGAAALLVMTAESAVTMGLSPIARYRAGAVTGADPVLMLTGPIPATEKVLHKAGVRLDEIGVFEVNEAFAPVPLAWLAETGADEAKLNPLGGAIALGHPLGASGAVLMTRMINHMRDNGIRYGLQTMCEGGGTANATLVELID, encoded by the coding sequence ATGCGCGAAACCGTCATCGTTGAGGCCGTCCGCACCCCGGTCGGCAAGCGTAACGGCGGCCTGTCCGGTTTTCACGCCGCCGACCTGTCGGCACTGGTGCTCAATGCGCTCGTGGAGCGGGCGGGCATCAGCCCCGAAATCGTCGACGACGTGGTCTGGGGCTGCGTCTCTCAGGTCGGTGATCAATCCAGCAACATCGGCCGGTACTCGGTACTGGCAGCAGGCTGGCCCGAACACATTCCGGGAACCACGGTCAACCGGGCCTGCGGATCCAGCCAACAGGCGCTGGATTTCGCGGTCCAGGCCGTGATGTCCGGCCAGCAGGACGTGGTCGTCGCTGGTGGGGTGGAGGTGATGAGCCGGGTCCCGCTGGGTGCGGCGCGGGCCACCGGCACTCCGTACGGCCCGAAAGTGTTCGAGCGGTACAAGGACTTCGGGTTCAACCAGGGCATCTCGGCCGAGATGATCGCGCAGAAGTGGGGTTTCAGCCGGACCCGGCTCGATGAATACTCCGTGGCCTCACACGAGCGGGCCGCGGCCGCCCAGGATCGCGGCGCCTTCGAGAACCAGATGATCACGGTGTTCCCCGACCCGGCTGACCAGCTGGACCCGGTCGTCGCCGACGAGGGTGTCCGGCGCGGCACCACGGTGGAGAAACTGGCCGGCCTCAAGCCGGCGTTCGCCGAGGACGGGGTGATCCATGCCGGCAACTCCTCGCAGATCTCCGACGGTGCCGCGGCCCTGCTGGTGATGACCGCCGAAAGCGCTGTGACGATGGGCCTTTCGCCGATCGCGCGGTACCGGGCGGGCGCGGTGACGGGCGCCGATCCGGTGCTGATGCTGACCGGGCCGATCCCGGCTACCGAGAAGGTGCTGCACAAGGCCGGCGTGCGACTCGATGAGATCGGCGTGTTCGAGGTGAACGAGGCGTTCGCCCCGGTGCCCCTGGCCTGGTTGGCCGAGACGGGCGCCGACGAAGCCAAACTGAACCCGCTCGGCGGCGCCATCGCGCTGGGGCATCCGCTCGGCGCATCGGGCGCGGTGCTGATGACCCGGATGATCAATCACATGCGCGACAACGGAATTCGTTACGGCTTGCAGACCATGTGTGAGGGCGGCGGTACCGCCAACGCCACGCTGGTCGAGCTCATCGACTGA